A DNA window from Arachis hypogaea cultivar Tifrunner chromosome 18, arahy.Tifrunner.gnm2.J5K5, whole genome shotgun sequence contains the following coding sequences:
- the LOC112769253 gene encoding uncharacterized protein, with amino-acid sequence MILAVLFANVEGNILIERFHGVPAEERLHWRSFLVKLGADNLKGAKNEELLVACHKSVYIVYTVLGDVSIYVVGKDEYDELALSEVIFVITSAVKDVCGKPPTERLFLDKYGRICLCLDEIVWKGYLENTEKDRIKRLIRLKPPTEF; translated from the exons TACTGGCGGTGCTGTTTGCGAACGTTGAGGGAAATATCCTCATCGAACG TTTTCATGGTGTTCCTGCAGAGGAGCGGCTACACTGGCGTTCCTTCTTGGTTAAATTAGGAGCTGACAATCTCAAGGGTGCCAAAAATGAAGAGCTCCTCGTTGCTTGCCACAA gTCAGTTTATATTGTGTACACAGTTCTAGGGGATGTCAGCATATATGTTGTGGGCAAGGACGAGTATGATGAACTTGCTT tgtCAGAGGTAATCTTTGTCATAACCTCAGCTGTGAAGGATGTATGTGGGAAGCCCCCAACTGAGCGCCTTTTCCTTGATAAGTATGGAAGGATATGCTTGTGCTTGGATGAAATTGTATGGAAG GGATATTTGGAAAATACAGAGAAAGATAGAATCAAAAGATTGATAAGGTTGAAGCCTCCGACAGAGTTCTGA